A DNA window from Calliphora vicina chromosome 1, idCalVici1.1, whole genome shotgun sequence contains the following coding sequences:
- the LOC135949258 gene encoding uncharacterized protein LOC135949258: MQAPAQPQMNALNYYGVSSSNDTYSIPFKLQSSSSSSNHSSKLSNSSSNSTTSSSHTNPLIIPSTHINSLASAAAQPAAAQINLSKLYNNQNASSSSNTSSSTIITNIAPGLTGPSLLYNQEKRDKFILEYEC, encoded by the coding sequence ATGCAAGCACCCGCACAGCCTCAAATGAATGCTCTGAATTATTATGGTGTCTCTTCCAGCAATGACACCTACAGCATACCCTTCAAACTACAATCCTCTTCATCCTCCTCCAATCATTCCTCTAAACTCTCCAATTCATCCAGCAATTCGACCACTTCATCCTCCCACACCAATCCCTTAATAATACCCTCCACTCATATAAATTCATTGGCCTCGGCTGCTGCACAACCTGCAGCCGctcaaataaatttatcaaaattatacaACAATCAAAATGCCTCCTCATCATCGAACACTTCATCCTCGACCATAATAACGAATATTGCGCCGGGGCTTACAGGCCCATCGTTGCTATATAATCAAGAGAAACgtgataaatttatattggaaTACGAGTGTTAG
- the LOC135949254 gene encoding ras guanine nucleotide exchange factor B-like — MTTNTTTTTNTTTTTTTTNTNTATTTTTSTSTDTKTTINDVETVSNKTNTLTNNNNALTQINQNNKLQTEEPLKDLKNSKDNKILESVLQMDSNNESSMGVEDKNQSFFKINSSITDNCKDNNNLVSLVLDLDKLSNNNININCSNLETAEDNKELINLNKETELLTASSVTLNDLTANKVSLEDCSNNLPNKEDCFNLTSSAEPNSSHDFLQSLDGQQLQISVVESFLDSESYKLLQKLPINNPFYRFHKQSNSFREMRTKKTSFNFLTNIRKFKSDTDLCQTPDMTAAATHANTNTTNTNSFYFKNNIVVVANQCKKNNSNNTTTITRNQKLDIKFTRQQFNKLQNNPQQMAQPIAGSSMMLIKPTNDFNNSTVITNPFSIFHDDESHLTLTVDKRLRCASSASRRLVRKPTGTNSSSTSSAGSVSLQQSKPFCSQQQLNNYHYLYGVPIKKFERQDFPPLAEASLRSKKAKLPTSSSSSSVFKQISLRKVSKTASASSTNIHVPLSGPQLKRLKISYPNHTQPLNPTASQTHSKNTYFSRLQAKTRQGLQKLKDKCKQFNTVGSQRSHLGRHHTSSSFKTMSKVESFRFISDRDNIRNYETRCMAAYHQDHKQKPGTLYKTYKSELDLSKNLNYLEAYLNQNFEQQQSAQSVGRAQGQKIRRAFHQISESSGKHKRTNSNCSSVEETPKKLNFSKNNYENVQTLPFSKSDSLSSSDYASVFSANCGEELVTNLKNDKTDLSSPHKLRYEHPKMSEFVCDSKNLKLKLNKPGDMDKGILLQKQELENHLVEADEEVEDNELVFKQELLRICQNKATHFYEDEFPLDIPEDEEDELACNNIRILINNSEDFERSPEEDWYMQRSENDNLSEVAFYQSLNDQQLYEERQLNYDPFIAHLHADLYPFNSETEDEKQLISSSSSLQRSQRLRLQNGGRKCSVNAKSVQNISITN, encoded by the exons ATGACcacaaatacaacaacaactactaatactacaactacaacaacaactacgaATACTAATACTGCAACAACAACGACGACAAGCACAAGTACTGATACCAAGACAACCATTAATGATGTAGAGACAGTGTCTAACAAAACAAATACTCtgacaaacaacaacaatgctctgacacaaataaatcaaaataataaattacagACTGAGGAACCGCTAAAGGACTTGAAAAACTCTAAAGATAATAAAATTCTTGAGAGTGTTTTGCAAATGGACTCAAATAATGAGTCCTCAATGGGTGTTGAGGATAAAAaccaaagtttttttaaaataaatagcaGCATTACGGATAATTGTaaagataataataatttagttAGTTTAGTGTTAGATTTAGATAAGTTatcaaataataatataaatataaattgtagtAATTTAGAGACAGCAGAAGATAATAAGGAATTAATAAATCTTAATAAAGAAACGGAATTATTAACAGCATCTAGTGTAACTTTAAATGATTTAACAGCTAATAAAGTTAGTTTAGAGGATTGCAGCAATAATTTGCCAAATAAGGaagattgttttaatttaacgtCCAGTGCAGAGCCAAATAGCTCTCATGATTTCCTACAATCTCTAGATGGCCAGCAGTTGCAAATCTCTGTGGTGGAGTCGTTTTTAGACTCGGAAAGCTATAAGTTGCTGCAAAAGCTGCCCATTAATAATCCTTTCTATAGATTTCACAAACAATCAAATTCGTTTCGTGAAATGCGTACGAAAAAAACgtcctttaattttttaacaaacataCGAAAATTTAAGTCTGATACGGATTTATGTCAAACGCCTGATATGACAGCAGCTGCAACCCATGCAAACACAAacacaacaaatacaaatagtttttattttaaaaataatattgtagttGTAGCCAATCAATGTAAAAagaataatagtaataataccACAACTATAACTAGAAATCAAAAATTAGATATTAAATTTACACGCCAACAATTCAATAAACTACAAAATAATCCTCAACAAATGGCCCAACCCATTGCGGGCTCCTCCATGATGCTGATAAAACCCACCAATGATTTCAACAACAGCACCGTCATCACCAATCCCTTTTCCATATTCCACGACGATGAGTCGCATTTGACTTTAACAGTGGATAAACGTTTGCGTTGTGCCAGCTCGGCCAGCCGTAGATTGGTTAGGAAACCCACGGGCACAAATTCCTCCTCCACCTCCTCGGCTGGCTCGGTGTCGTTGCAACAGTCCAAGCCGTTTTGCAGCCAACAGCAATTGAATAACTATCATTATTTGTATGGGGTTCCTATAAAGAAATTCGAAAGACAAGACTTTCCTCCTTTGGCAGAGGCAAGTTTACGTTCCAAGAAAGCAAAACTGCCCACCTCCAGCTCATCGTCAAgtgtttttaagcaaatttctTTGAGAAAAGTTTCCAAAACAGCCTCGGCCTCTTCCACCAACATACATGTGCCTTTGTCAGGGCCACAGCTGAAAAGACTCAAGATTTCGTATCCCAATCATACGCAACCCTTAAACCCAACTGCCAGCCAAACTCACAGCAAAAACACTTACTTCTCCCGGCTGCAGGCTAAAACAAGGCAGGGCCTGCAAAAACTCAAAGACAAATGCAAACAATTTAATACCGTAGGCTCTCAGCGTTCCCATTTGGGGCGGCATCATACATCTTCCAGTTTCAAAACCATGTCCAAGGTGGAGAGTTTTCGTTTCATAAGTGACAGGGATAATATACGCAACTATGAGACCCGTTGCATGGCCGCCTATCATCAGGATCACAAACAAAAGCCAGGCACTTTGTATAAAACCTACAAATCCGAATTGGATTTATCCAAGAACCTCAACTATCTAGAAGCTTatctaaatcaaaattttgaacaaCAACAGTCGGCTCAATCGGTGGGTCGAGCTCAGGGTCAAAAAATACGTCGAGCTTTTCATCAGATAAGTGAAAGCTCCGGCAAGCATAAGCGCACCAACTCCAATTGCTCCTCCGTAGAGGAAACGCCCAAGAAAttgaattttagtaaaaataattatgaaaatgtaCAAACACTACCCTTTAGTAAATCCGATTCACTAAGTAGTTCGGATTATGCCTCAGTTTTCTCCGCCAATTGTGGTGAGGAGTTAGTGACAAACCTGAAAAATGATAAGACTGATTTAAGCTCCCCCCATAAACTGCGCTACGAACATCCCAAAATGTCCGAATTTGTATGTGATAGTAAGAATCTGAAACTGAAACTAAACAAACCAGGAGATATGGACAAAGGTATTCTCTTACAAAAACAGGAACTGGAAAATCATTTAGTGGAAGCCGATGAGGAAGTAGAGGATAATGAGTTGGTTTTCAAGCAGGAACTACTGAGAATATGCCAAAATAAAGCAACCCACTTCTATGAGGATGAGTTTCCTTTGGATATACCCGAGGATGAGGAAGATGAGCTGGCCTGCAATAACATTCGGATCTTGATAAATAACTCCGAGGACTTTGAAAGGTCACCGGAGGAAGATTGGTATATGCAGAGATCTGAAAATGATAATTTATCCGAGGTGGCCTTCTATCAATCGCTCAATGATCAGCAGTTATATGAGGAGAGACAGCTAAACTATGATCCTTTTATAGCCCACTTGCATGCAGATCTGTATCCTTTTAATTCAGAAACCGAGGATGAAAAACAATTGATATCCTCCTCTTCATCACTGCAGCGCTCCCAGAGATTAA GACTACAAAACGGCGGCAGAAAATGCTCAGTTAATGCAAAGTCTGTACAAAACATATCAATCACAAACTAA